The following are encoded together in the Echeneis naucrates chromosome 9, fEcheNa1.1, whole genome shotgun sequence genome:
- the pnpla7b gene encoding patatin-like phospholipase domain-containing protein 7 isoform X1 has protein sequence MQDNNEEESCSIYPNLVSCSSEIKARMQQFVEERTEINMWTAVLIGAVAVTSLVGVVVFLLYRRYKLSKEEAGVPHYRFRKRDKVMFYGRKIMRKVQTLSSPPPTNSNSASRQRLRKRTKVLSIARKILRIRRDPPTLQPKEPPPCLLEADLTEFDVQNSHLPSEVLYMLKNVRVLGHFEKPLFLELCRHMVLIQLHQGEGLFRPGDTDDSIYVVQDGRLELCIHESDGTDPVVKEVLPGDSVHSLLSILDIITGYPAPYKTVSARAAVPSTVLRLPAAAFQSVFEKYPETLVRVIQIIMVRLQRVTFLALHNYLGLTTELFNPESQAISLVSVAHVLGETHLYRGVRRQPSHSEEQGSEKTEAEKSSSSDTSSSKYKKSHPLSTPQAVTGEMSADLNRVYERAGIAREETVPQSPVKSILKKSVTMQQTPSAVYQYSDEGSVHHNKVNAIFQAAKKDLLQVIQIQDHSLLEGRVILRQVKAGSVVAHQGDQDVSVAFIISGLLHVYQRMIDREEETLLFVTHPGEMVGHLAVLTGEPLIYTIRAHRDCTFLSISKAHFYEIMREEPRVVLNVAHTVVKRVSPFVRQIDFALDWMAVEAGRAVYRQGDKSDSTFIVLSGRLRSVIAKDDGKKELAGEYGRGDLIGVVEAVTHMNRATTVHAVRDSELAKLPEGALNSIKRRYPQVVTRLIHLLGQKILGNMQQMNGPLAARSLALTTPTSKWDAGNPASNLSTVAILPVSEEVPLTSFTLELQHALSGIGPTQLLTSDIIKQRLGSAALDSVHEYRLSSWLGQQEDIHRIVLYQSDSGLTPWTQRCIRQADCIIIVGLGEQEPTVGELERMLEGSSVRAQKQLVLLHREDGPPPKGTAEWLNMRSWISRHHHLSCPRRVFSRRSLPKLRELYQRVFEKSPDRHSDFSRLARILTGNSIALVLGGGGARGCSQVGILRALKEAGIPIDLVGGTSIGSFMGALYAEEKSYSRSRVRAREWAMDMTSYFKKILDLTYPVTSMFSGASFNSSVSSVFKDKQIEDLWLPYFNITTDITASSMRVHTDGSLWRYVRASMSLSGYLPPLCDPKDGHLLMDGGYINNLPADVARSMGAKVVIAIDVGSRDERNLTNYGDSLNGWWLLWKRFNPLAERVKVLNMAEIQTRLAYVCCVRQLEEVKDSEYCEYIRPPIDHYGTLEFGKFDEIAEVGYHHGKTLFDVWQRSRVVDNMLKDRHQEEFHKTKAGHVVTCPNASFTDLAEIVSRIEPVKNALIDEELSDEYQTDYDEIESAVSDFEAFTPGSEQTEEEETADTAETDEDIQIRD, from the exons ATGCAGGACAACAAtgaagaggagagctgcagTATCTACCCA AACCTGGTTTCATGCAGCAGTGAGATTAAGGCCAGGATGCAGCAGTTTGTAGAAGAAAGGACAGAAATCAATATG TGGACGGCTGTGTTGATTGGAGCCGTGGCAGTGACGTCATTGGttggagttgttgtttttctgctctacAGAAGATATAAGCTTTCAA AGGAAGAGGCTGGTGTTCCTCATTATCGCTTcaggaagagagacaaagtGATGTTCTATGGACGAAAGATCATGAGAAAG GTTCAAACATTGTCCTCACCGCCCCCCACAAACTCAAACTCTGCGTCTCGGCAGAGACtgaggaaaaggacaaaagtCCTGTCTATAGCTCGAAA GATCCTGCGTATTCGGAGGGATCCCCCCACCCTTCAGCCCAAGGAGCCCCCTCCCTGCCTGCTGGAGGCTGATCTGACTGAGTTTGATGTCCAGAACTCCCATCTTCCCTCTGAGGTGCTCTACATGTTGAAAAATGTCAG GGTGCTCGGCCACTTTGAGAAGCCTCTCTTCCTGGAGCTGTGTCGTCACATGGTGCTGATTCAGCTGCACCAGGGAGAGGGACTCTTCCGACCAGGTGACACAGACGACAGTATTTATGTGGTTCAAGATGGCCGCCTGGAGCTCTGCATCCACGAGAGT GATGGTACTGATCCGGTGGTGAAAGAAGTTTTACCAGGAGACAGCGTCCACAGTCTGCTCAGTATTCTGGATATCAttact GGCTATCCAGCACCTTACAAGACGGTGTCAGCGAGGGCTGCAGTTCCTTCCACTGTCTTGCgtcttccagctgcagctttcCAGTCAGTGTTTGAGAAATATCCAGAAACTCTGGTTCGAGTTATTCAG ATAATAATGGTGCGTCTTCAGAGGGTCACCTTCCTTGCATTACACAACTACCTTGGCTTGACCACTGAGCTTTTCAACCCG GAGAGCCAAGCCATTTCCTTGGTGTCAGTGGCCCATGTTCTGGGTGAGACTCATTTGTACAGAGGCGTCCGCAGACAGCCTTCCCACTCTGAGGAGCAGGGCTCTGAAAAAACTGAGGCAG AAAAATCCAGCTCCTCTGACACATCCTCATCAAAATACAAGAAATCTCATCCCCTGTCAACCCCACAGGCTGTTACAG GTGAAATGTCAGCAGACCTCAACAGAGTGTATGAACGGGCTGGAATAGCCAGAGAGGAGACGGTGCCTCAGAGCCCCGTGAAG tCTATCCTGAAGAAGAGTGTGACAATGCAGCAAACTCCATCTGCTGTTTATCAATATAGTGATGAAGGAAGTGTCCACCATAATAAAGTCAATGccattttccaagctgccaaAAAGGATCTGCTGCAGGTCATCCAAATACAG GACCACAGTCTACTGGAGGGAAGGGTGATTCTTCGCCAGGTCAAAGCAGGCTCTGTTGTGGCCCATCAAGGAGACCAG GATGTGAGCGTGGCGTTTATCATCTCCGGTTTGCTCCACGTTTACCAGCGTATGATCGATCGTGAAGAAGAGACCCTTCTGTTTGTCACACACCCAGGGGAGATGGTGGGTCACTTGGCTGTGCTCACAGGGGAGCCCCTCATCTACACCATCCGAGCTCACAGAGATTGCACCTTCCTCTCCATTTCCAAGGCTCACTTCTATGA GATAATGCGTGAGGAGCCACGGGTGGTGCTGAATGTGGCTCACACCGTGGTGAAGAGGGTGTCACCATTTGTCAGACAGATTGACTTTGCCCTGGACTGGATGGCTGTGGAGGCCGGCCGTGCCGTCTACAG ACAAGGAGACAAGTCAGACAGCACATTCATCGTCCTGAGTGGACGACTGCGCTCTGTTATTGCTAAGGATGATGGGAAGAAGGAGCTGGCTGGAGAGTATGGTCGCGGAGACCTAATTGGTGTG GTTGAGGCCGTCACGCACATGAACCGAGCCACCACGGTCCACGCTGTCAGGGATTCTGAGCTGGCTAAGCTGCCAGAAGGAGCACTGAACTCCATCAAGAGGAGGTATCCTCAGGTTGTCACAAGGCTGATTCATTTGCTGGGACAGAAGATACTAGGCAACATGCAGCAGATGAACGGACCTCTGGCTG CTCGGAGTCTGGCTCTCACCACCCCCACTAGTAAATGGGATGCTGGGAATCCAGCCTCCAACCTGTCCACAGTGGCCATCCTGCCTGTGTCTGAGGAGGTTCCCCTCACATCCTTTactctggagctgcagcatgCTCTCAGTGGCAtcg GTCCCACTCAACTCCTGACGAGTGATATCATCAAACAGCGACTAGGCTCTGCTGCTCTTGACAG TGTCCATGAGTACCGTCTGTCCAGTTGGCTCGGGCAGCAGGAGGACATCCATCGCATTGTCCTCTACCAGTCAGACTCTGGTCTAACGCCTTGGACCCAACGCTGTATCCGCCAAGCTGACTGCATCATCATCGTGGGCCTGGGTGAGCAGGAGCCAACTGTGGGGGAG TTGGAGCGAATGTTGGAGGGCAGCTCAGTTCGGGCTCAGAAGCAGCTGGTGTTACTGCACAGGGAGGACGGTCCACCACCCAAAGGGACAGCCGAGTGGCTGAACATGCGGAGCTGGATCTCCAGACACCACCACCTGTCCTGCCCCCGCAGGGTATTCTCCAGAAGGAGTTTACCTAAGCTG AGAGAGCTGTACCAGCGGGTGTTTGAAAAATCTCCAGATCGCCACTCTGATTTCTCACGCCTGGCCAGGATCCTGACAGGAAACAGCATCGCCCTTGTTCTTGGTGGAGGAGGTGCCAG GGGTTGCTCTCAGGTCGGCATCCTGCGGGCGCTGAAGGAAGCGGGGATCCCTATCGACTTGGTGGGAGGCACCTCCATTGGCTCCTTTATGGGGGCGCTATATGCTGAAGAGAAGAGTTACAGTCGGTCGAGGGTCCGTGCTCGGGAATGGGCCATG GACATGACCTCATACTTTAAGAAGATACTGGATTTGACATACCCAGTTACATCCATGTTCTCCGGAGCTTCCTTTAATTCCAGTGTCAGTTCTGTCTTCAAGGACAAACAGATAGAG GACCTTTGGTTGCCATATTTCAACATCACGACAGACATCACAGCTTCCTCCATGAGAGTTCACACTGACG GGTCATTGTGGCGTTATGTCAGAGCCAGCATGTCCCTATCTGGTTACCTGCCACCCCTTTGTGATCCTAAAGATGGGCATTTACTCATGGATGGAGGATACATCAACAACCTGCCTG CTGATGTGGCTCGCTCCATGGGGGCCAAGGTTGTCATTGCAATTGATGTTGGGAGCCGTGATGAAAGAAACCTGACCAACTATGGTGACTCCCTGAACGGCTGGTGGCTGCTGTGGAAACGATTCAACCCGCTGGCTGAGAGAGTCAAA GTCTTGAACATGGCAGAGATTCAAACAAGGCTGGCTTACGTGTGCTGTGTGCGGCAGCTGGAAGAGGTCAAAGACAGTGAATACTGTGAGTACATCCGACCCCCCATCGACCACTACGGCACACTCGAGTTTGGAAAGTTCGACGAGATCGCT GAGGTCGGATACCACCATGGGAAGACCCTGTTTGATGTGTGGCAGCGCAGCAGAGTGGTGGACAACATGCTCAAAGACAGACATCAGGAGGAGTTCCACAAAACCAAAGCTGGCCAT GTGGTCACCTGTCCAAATGCCTCCTTCACTGACCTGGCAGAGATTGTGTCAAGAATAGAACCCGTCAAGAATGCCTTAATCGACG AGGAGCTGTCTGATGAATACCAGACAGACTATGATGAGATTGAAAGCGCAGTTTCTGACTTTGAGGCGTTCACCCCGGGCAGTGAACAaacggaggaagaggagacagcagACACTGCTGAAACA GATGAAGACATACAAATCCGAGATTGA
- the pnpla7b gene encoding patatin-like phospholipase domain-containing protein 7 isoform X2 — translation MQDNNEEESCSIYPNLVSCSSEIKARMQQFVEERTEINMWTAVLIGAVAVTSLVGVVVFLLYRRYKLSKEEAGVPHYRFRKRDKVMFYGRKIMRKVQTLSSPPPTNSNSASRQRLRKRTKVLSIARKILRIRRDPPTLQPKEPPPCLLEADLTEFDVQNSHLPSEVLYMLKNVRVLGHFEKPLFLELCRHMVLIQLHQGEGLFRPGDTDDSIYVVQDGRLELCIHESDGTDPVVKEVLPGDSVHSLLSILDIITGYPAPYKTVSARAAVPSTVLRLPAAAFQSVFEKYPETLVRVIQIIMVRLQRVTFLALHNYLGLTTELFNPESQAISLVSVAHVLGETHLYRGVRRQPSHSEEQGSEKTEAEKSSSSDTSSSKYKKSHPLSTPQAVTGEMSADLNRVYERAGIAREETVPQSPVKSILKKSVTMQQTPSAVYQYSDEGSVHHNKVNAIFQAAKKDLLQVIQIQDHSLLEGRVILRQVKAGSVVAHQGDQDVSVAFIISGLLHVYQRMIDREEETLLFVTHPGEMVGHLAVLTGEPLIYTIRAHRDCTFLSISKAHFYEIMREEPRVVLNVAHTVVKRVSPFVRQIDFALDWMAVEAGRAVYRQGDKSDSTFIVLSGRLRSVIAKDDGKKELAGEYGRGDLIGVVEAVTHMNRATTVHAVRDSELAKLPEGALNSIKRRYPQVVTRLIHLLGQKILGNMQQMNGPLAARSLALTTPTSKWDAGNPASNLSTVAILPVSEEVPLTSFTLELQHALSGIGPTQLLTSDIIKQRLGSAALDSVHEYRLSSWLGQQEDIHRIVLYQSDSGLTPWTQRCIRQADCIIIVGLGEQEPTVGELERMLEGSSVRAQKQLVLLHREDGPPPKGTAEWLNMRSWISRHHHLSCPRRVFSRRSLPKLRELYQRVFEKSPDRHSDFSRLARILTGNSIALVLGGGGARGCSQVGILRALKEAGIPIDLVGGTSIGSFMGALYAEEKSYSRSRVRAREWAMDMTSYFKKILDLTYPVTSMFSGASFNSSVSSVFKDKQIEDLWLPYFNITTDITASSMRVHTDGSLWRYVRASMSLSGYLPPLCDPKDGHLLMDGGYINNLPADVARSMGAKVVIAIDVGSRDERNLTNYGDSLNGWWLLWKRFNPLAERVKVLNMAEIQTRLAYVCCVRQLEEVKDSEYCEYIRPPIDHYGTLEFGKFDEIAEVGYHHGKTLFDVWQRSRVVDNMLKDRHQEEFHKTKAGHVVTCPNASFTDLAEIVSRIEPVKNALIDEELSDEYQTDYDEIESAVSDFEAFTPGSEQTEEEETADTAETVR, via the exons ATGCAGGACAACAAtgaagaggagagctgcagTATCTACCCA AACCTGGTTTCATGCAGCAGTGAGATTAAGGCCAGGATGCAGCAGTTTGTAGAAGAAAGGACAGAAATCAATATG TGGACGGCTGTGTTGATTGGAGCCGTGGCAGTGACGTCATTGGttggagttgttgtttttctgctctacAGAAGATATAAGCTTTCAA AGGAAGAGGCTGGTGTTCCTCATTATCGCTTcaggaagagagacaaagtGATGTTCTATGGACGAAAGATCATGAGAAAG GTTCAAACATTGTCCTCACCGCCCCCCACAAACTCAAACTCTGCGTCTCGGCAGAGACtgaggaaaaggacaaaagtCCTGTCTATAGCTCGAAA GATCCTGCGTATTCGGAGGGATCCCCCCACCCTTCAGCCCAAGGAGCCCCCTCCCTGCCTGCTGGAGGCTGATCTGACTGAGTTTGATGTCCAGAACTCCCATCTTCCCTCTGAGGTGCTCTACATGTTGAAAAATGTCAG GGTGCTCGGCCACTTTGAGAAGCCTCTCTTCCTGGAGCTGTGTCGTCACATGGTGCTGATTCAGCTGCACCAGGGAGAGGGACTCTTCCGACCAGGTGACACAGACGACAGTATTTATGTGGTTCAAGATGGCCGCCTGGAGCTCTGCATCCACGAGAGT GATGGTACTGATCCGGTGGTGAAAGAAGTTTTACCAGGAGACAGCGTCCACAGTCTGCTCAGTATTCTGGATATCAttact GGCTATCCAGCACCTTACAAGACGGTGTCAGCGAGGGCTGCAGTTCCTTCCACTGTCTTGCgtcttccagctgcagctttcCAGTCAGTGTTTGAGAAATATCCAGAAACTCTGGTTCGAGTTATTCAG ATAATAATGGTGCGTCTTCAGAGGGTCACCTTCCTTGCATTACACAACTACCTTGGCTTGACCACTGAGCTTTTCAACCCG GAGAGCCAAGCCATTTCCTTGGTGTCAGTGGCCCATGTTCTGGGTGAGACTCATTTGTACAGAGGCGTCCGCAGACAGCCTTCCCACTCTGAGGAGCAGGGCTCTGAAAAAACTGAGGCAG AAAAATCCAGCTCCTCTGACACATCCTCATCAAAATACAAGAAATCTCATCCCCTGTCAACCCCACAGGCTGTTACAG GTGAAATGTCAGCAGACCTCAACAGAGTGTATGAACGGGCTGGAATAGCCAGAGAGGAGACGGTGCCTCAGAGCCCCGTGAAG tCTATCCTGAAGAAGAGTGTGACAATGCAGCAAACTCCATCTGCTGTTTATCAATATAGTGATGAAGGAAGTGTCCACCATAATAAAGTCAATGccattttccaagctgccaaAAAGGATCTGCTGCAGGTCATCCAAATACAG GACCACAGTCTACTGGAGGGAAGGGTGATTCTTCGCCAGGTCAAAGCAGGCTCTGTTGTGGCCCATCAAGGAGACCAG GATGTGAGCGTGGCGTTTATCATCTCCGGTTTGCTCCACGTTTACCAGCGTATGATCGATCGTGAAGAAGAGACCCTTCTGTTTGTCACACACCCAGGGGAGATGGTGGGTCACTTGGCTGTGCTCACAGGGGAGCCCCTCATCTACACCATCCGAGCTCACAGAGATTGCACCTTCCTCTCCATTTCCAAGGCTCACTTCTATGA GATAATGCGTGAGGAGCCACGGGTGGTGCTGAATGTGGCTCACACCGTGGTGAAGAGGGTGTCACCATTTGTCAGACAGATTGACTTTGCCCTGGACTGGATGGCTGTGGAGGCCGGCCGTGCCGTCTACAG ACAAGGAGACAAGTCAGACAGCACATTCATCGTCCTGAGTGGACGACTGCGCTCTGTTATTGCTAAGGATGATGGGAAGAAGGAGCTGGCTGGAGAGTATGGTCGCGGAGACCTAATTGGTGTG GTTGAGGCCGTCACGCACATGAACCGAGCCACCACGGTCCACGCTGTCAGGGATTCTGAGCTGGCTAAGCTGCCAGAAGGAGCACTGAACTCCATCAAGAGGAGGTATCCTCAGGTTGTCACAAGGCTGATTCATTTGCTGGGACAGAAGATACTAGGCAACATGCAGCAGATGAACGGACCTCTGGCTG CTCGGAGTCTGGCTCTCACCACCCCCACTAGTAAATGGGATGCTGGGAATCCAGCCTCCAACCTGTCCACAGTGGCCATCCTGCCTGTGTCTGAGGAGGTTCCCCTCACATCCTTTactctggagctgcagcatgCTCTCAGTGGCAtcg GTCCCACTCAACTCCTGACGAGTGATATCATCAAACAGCGACTAGGCTCTGCTGCTCTTGACAG TGTCCATGAGTACCGTCTGTCCAGTTGGCTCGGGCAGCAGGAGGACATCCATCGCATTGTCCTCTACCAGTCAGACTCTGGTCTAACGCCTTGGACCCAACGCTGTATCCGCCAAGCTGACTGCATCATCATCGTGGGCCTGGGTGAGCAGGAGCCAACTGTGGGGGAG TTGGAGCGAATGTTGGAGGGCAGCTCAGTTCGGGCTCAGAAGCAGCTGGTGTTACTGCACAGGGAGGACGGTCCACCACCCAAAGGGACAGCCGAGTGGCTGAACATGCGGAGCTGGATCTCCAGACACCACCACCTGTCCTGCCCCCGCAGGGTATTCTCCAGAAGGAGTTTACCTAAGCTG AGAGAGCTGTACCAGCGGGTGTTTGAAAAATCTCCAGATCGCCACTCTGATTTCTCACGCCTGGCCAGGATCCTGACAGGAAACAGCATCGCCCTTGTTCTTGGTGGAGGAGGTGCCAG GGGTTGCTCTCAGGTCGGCATCCTGCGGGCGCTGAAGGAAGCGGGGATCCCTATCGACTTGGTGGGAGGCACCTCCATTGGCTCCTTTATGGGGGCGCTATATGCTGAAGAGAAGAGTTACAGTCGGTCGAGGGTCCGTGCTCGGGAATGGGCCATG GACATGACCTCATACTTTAAGAAGATACTGGATTTGACATACCCAGTTACATCCATGTTCTCCGGAGCTTCCTTTAATTCCAGTGTCAGTTCTGTCTTCAAGGACAAACAGATAGAG GACCTTTGGTTGCCATATTTCAACATCACGACAGACATCACAGCTTCCTCCATGAGAGTTCACACTGACG GGTCATTGTGGCGTTATGTCAGAGCCAGCATGTCCCTATCTGGTTACCTGCCACCCCTTTGTGATCCTAAAGATGGGCATTTACTCATGGATGGAGGATACATCAACAACCTGCCTG CTGATGTGGCTCGCTCCATGGGGGCCAAGGTTGTCATTGCAATTGATGTTGGGAGCCGTGATGAAAGAAACCTGACCAACTATGGTGACTCCCTGAACGGCTGGTGGCTGCTGTGGAAACGATTCAACCCGCTGGCTGAGAGAGTCAAA GTCTTGAACATGGCAGAGATTCAAACAAGGCTGGCTTACGTGTGCTGTGTGCGGCAGCTGGAAGAGGTCAAAGACAGTGAATACTGTGAGTACATCCGACCCCCCATCGACCACTACGGCACACTCGAGTTTGGAAAGTTCGACGAGATCGCT GAGGTCGGATACCACCATGGGAAGACCCTGTTTGATGTGTGGCAGCGCAGCAGAGTGGTGGACAACATGCTCAAAGACAGACATCAGGAGGAGTTCCACAAAACCAAAGCTGGCCAT GTGGTCACCTGTCCAAATGCCTCCTTCACTGACCTGGCAGAGATTGTGTCAAGAATAGAACCCGTCAAGAATGCCTTAATCGACG AGGAGCTGTCTGATGAATACCAGACAGACTATGATGAGATTGAAAGCGCAGTTTCTGACTTTGAGGCGTTCACCCCGGGCAGTGAACAaacggaggaagaggagacagcagACACTGCTGAAACAGTAC GATGA
- the mrpl41 gene encoding large ribosomal subunit protein mL41, with product MGVLSTLMRGLVRGADRMAEFTSKRGSRSHNKGRGSRPTGLRLSSRKFVSIRAMIPEFVVPNLEGFKLKPYVSYRCPKGTEPPLTEQTLFAEVVAPQIQKDFEEGTFNKEQLEKYGFEPTQEGKLFKLYPKNYVR from the coding sequence ATGGGTGTGTTATCGACTCTGATGAGGGGTCTGGTGAGGGGAGCAGACAGAATGGCTGAATTCACCAGCAAGCGTGGATCGAGGAGTCATAACAAAGGCAGGGGCTCAAGGCCCACAGGACTGAGGCTCTCCAGCAGAAAGTTTGTGTCCATAAGGGCCATGATTCCTGAATTTGTGGTGCCCAACTTGGAAGGATTCAAACTCAAACCCTATGTCTCGTACCGTTGTCCGAAAGGAACAGAACCTCCCCTGACAGAACAAACTCTGTTTGCTGAAGTGGTTGCACCGCAGATCCAGAAAGACTTTGAAGAGGGCACCTTCAACAAAGAGCAGCTGGAGAAATATGGGTTTGAGCCCACACAGGAAGGGAAGCTCTTCAAGCTGTATCCCAAGAACTATGTGCGTTAA